The following proteins are co-located in the Phreatobacter oligotrophus genome:
- a CDS encoding branched-chain amino acid ABC transporter permease, translating into MFYRDAGQYKTSYAADMAIFPLRQDRVGIAVILLIAYLGVPLLAGDFAISTVMLPLMALVPAVIGLNILTGYTGLISLGSAGFMGVGAYACYKLTTLFPEVNILVWILCSGFFSAAIGVVFGLPSLRIKGLYLAVATLAAQFFLQWCFVRIPWLYNYNASGAIEVPLRTLFGIPITGPTAEVEVKYLVALTFVVILAWFASNLVHGRIGRSWMAVRDMDIAAELMGIRLLPTKLLAFAVSSFYCGVSGALFVFIYLGGAEAGTEFSIRLSFLILFAVIIGGLGSIIGSFFGAAFIVGLPTVLKFGLPTIGIPITGAVAEKVVLMIIGALTIFLLIVEPHGLARLWQIAKQKLRVWPYPY; encoded by the coding sequence ATGTTTTACCGCGACGCCGGCCAGTACAAGACGTCCTACGCCGCCGACATGGCGATCTTCCCGCTCCGCCAGGACCGGGTCGGCATCGCCGTGATCCTCCTCATCGCCTATCTCGGCGTGCCTCTGCTCGCCGGCGATTTCGCCATCTCCACCGTCATGCTGCCGCTCATGGCCCTGGTGCCGGCGGTGATCGGTCTCAACATCCTCACCGGCTATACCGGCCTCATCTCGCTGGGCTCGGCGGGGTTCATGGGGGTCGGCGCCTATGCCTGCTACAAGCTGACGACCCTGTTTCCCGAGGTGAACATCCTCGTCTGGATCCTGTGTTCCGGCTTCTTCTCGGCCGCCATCGGCGTCGTCTTCGGCCTGCCCTCGCTGCGCATCAAGGGTCTTTATCTCGCGGTTGCCACGCTCGCCGCGCAGTTCTTCCTGCAATGGTGCTTCGTCCGCATCCCCTGGCTCTACAACTACAACGCCTCGGGCGCGATCGAGGTGCCGCTCAGGACGCTCTTCGGCATCCCGATCACCGGGCCGACCGCGGAGGTCGAGGTGAAGTACCTGGTGGCGTTGACCTTCGTCGTCATCCTCGCCTGGTTCGCCTCCAACCTCGTCCATGGCCGCATCGGCCGCTCCTGGATGGCCGTGCGCGACATGGACATCGCCGCCGAGCTGATGGGCATCCGCCTGCTGCCGACCAAGCTCCTCGCCTTCGCCGTCTCGTCCTTCTATTGCGGCGTCTCCGGCGCGCTCTTCGTCTTCATCTATCTCGGCGGTGCGGAGGCCGGCACGGAGTTCTCCATCCGCCTCTCCTTCCTCATCCTCTTCGCCGTCATCATCGGCGGGCTCGGCTCGATCATCGGCTCGTTCTTCGGCGCGGCCTTCATCGTAGGCCTGCCGACGGTGCTGAAGTTCGGCCTGCCGACCATCGGCATCCCGATCACCGGCGCGGTGGCCGAGAAGGTCGTGCTGATGATCATCGGCGCGCTCACCATCTTCCTGCTCATCGTCGAGCCGCATGGCCTCGCGCGGCTGTGGCAGATCGCGAAGCAGAAACTCCGGGTCTGGCCCTATCCCTACTGA
- a CDS encoding branched-chain amino acid ABC transporter permease encodes MWSLPDLLIQTLWEGFVAGVLYALIALGFVLIFKASGVFNFAQGIMVVFAALSLIGFYEILVGRLGIPAGYAAAMVALIGALGIMLLLAIAVERIVLRPLVNQPDIIMLMATVGLSFFLTGFGELAFGGNPKVMITSALGLPTGSSSIDVPGGRINVQHLDVAAAIIATILIVSLGIFFQKTRIGRALRAVADSHKAALSVGISLNQIWIIVWFTAGIVALVTGIMWGARSEVSFALEVIALKALPVLVLGGFTSIPGAIVGGLIIGIGEKLGEFYWGPLMGGGIETWLAYIIALVFLLFRPQGLFGEKIIERI; translated from the coding sequence ATGTGGTCGCTGCCCGACCTCCTCATCCAGACGCTGTGGGAGGGCTTCGTCGCCGGCGTGCTCTATGCGCTGATCGCGCTCGGCTTCGTGCTGATCTTCAAGGCCTCGGGCGTGTTCAACTTCGCGCAGGGGATCATGGTGGTCTTCGCCGCCCTGTCCCTCATCGGCTTCTACGAGATCCTTGTCGGCCGCCTCGGCATCCCCGCCGGCTATGCCGCGGCGATGGTGGCGCTGATCGGCGCGCTCGGCATCATGCTCCTGCTCGCCATCGCGGTGGAGCGGATCGTGCTGCGCCCGCTCGTCAACCAGCCCGACATCATCATGCTGATGGCGACCGTCGGCCTGTCCTTCTTCCTCACCGGCTTCGGCGAGCTCGCCTTCGGCGGTAATCCGAAGGTGATGATCACGTCAGCCCTGGGGCTTCCCACCGGCTCCTCCTCCATCGACGTGCCGGGCGGGCGCATCAACGTGCAGCATCTCGACGTGGCCGCCGCCATCATCGCGACCATCCTCATCGTCTCGCTCGGCATCTTCTTCCAGAAGACCCGCATCGGCCGGGCGCTGCGCGCGGTGGCCGACAGCCACAAGGCGGCCCTCTCGGTCGGCATCTCGCTCAACCAGATCTGGATCATCGTCTGGTTCACGGCCGGCATCGTCGCCCTCGTCACCGGCATCATGTGGGGCGCGCGTTCGGAGGTTTCCTTCGCGCTGGAGGTCATTGCGCTGAAGGCGCTGCCCGTCCTCGTCCTCGGCGGCTTCACCTCGATCCCGGGCGCCATCGTCGGCGGCCTGATCATTGGCATCGGCGAGAAGCTTGGCGAGTTCTACTGGGGCCCGCTCATGGGCGGCGGCATCGAGACCTGGCTCGCCTACATCATCGCCCTCGTCTTCCTGCTGTTCAGGCCGCAGGGCCTGTTCGGCGAGAAGATCATCGAACGCATCTGA
- a CDS encoding ABC transporter ATP-binding protein, giving the protein MRAPSPTDIAAGEVILAVENVSLAFGGVKALTDVSFDIKKGEVRAIIGPNGAGKTSMLNCINGFYHPTEGRITFRGKTRPKMRPYEAAAGGIARTFQNVALFKGMSTLDNIMAGRTLKMSKGFFWQVLRHGPAMAEEIEHRHFVEEIIDFLEIQHIRKVPVGKLPYGLQKRVELGRALAMQPEVLLLDEPMAGMNLEEKEDMCRFILDVSNQYGTTIALIEHDMGVVMDLSDRVVVLEYGRKIADGTPDEVKRDQAVIDAYLGVPH; this is encoded by the coding sequence ATGAGGGCGCCGTCCCCCACCGACATTGCTGCCGGCGAGGTGATCCTCGCGGTCGAGAACGTCTCGCTGGCCTTTGGCGGCGTGAAGGCGCTGACCGACGTGTCCTTCGACATCAAGAAGGGCGAGGTGCGCGCCATCATCGGCCCGAACGGCGCCGGCAAGACCTCGATGCTCAACTGCATCAACGGCTTCTACCACCCGACCGAGGGCCGCATCACCTTCAGGGGCAAGACGCGCCCGAAGATGCGCCCCTACGAGGCGGCGGCCGGCGGCATCGCCCGCACCTTCCAGAACGTCGCGTTGTTCAAGGGTATGTCGACGCTCGACAACATCATGGCCGGCCGCACGCTGAAGATGAGCAAGGGCTTCTTCTGGCAGGTGCTGCGCCATGGGCCGGCCATGGCCGAGGAGATCGAGCACCGCCACTTCGTCGAGGAGATCATCGACTTCCTCGAGATCCAGCACATCCGCAAGGTGCCGGTCGGCAAACTCCCCTACGGCCTGCAGAAGCGCGTCGAGCTTGGCCGCGCGCTCGCCATGCAGCCGGAGGTCCTGCTGCTCGACGAGCCCATGGCCGGCATGAACCTCGAGGAGAAGGAGGACATGTGCCGCTTCATCCTCGACGTGTCGAACCAGTACGGCACGACGATCGCGCTGATCGAGCATGACATGGGCGTGGTGATGGACCTCTCCGACCGCGTGGTCGTGCTCGAATATGGCCGCAAGATCGCCGACGGCACGCCGGACGAGGTGAAGCGCGACCAGGCCGTCATCGACGCCTATCTCGGCGTGCCGCATTGA